One Nocardioides oleivorans DNA segment encodes these proteins:
- the gatC gene encoding Asp-tRNA(Asn)/Glu-tRNA(Gln) amidotransferase subunit GatC produces the protein MPEISREEVAHLATLARIDLSDAELDHLAPQLSVILESVASINGVAGDDVPPTSHAIPLTNVFREDVVVPGLTAEEALSGAPAVEEQRFSVPRILGEEA, from the coding sequence ATGCCTGAGATCTCCCGGGAGGAAGTGGCCCACCTCGCCACCCTGGCCCGCATCGACCTCTCCGACGCCGAGCTCGACCACCTGGCGCCGCAGCTGAGCGTCATCCTCGAGTCCGTCGCCTCCATCAACGGCGTCGCGGGGGACGACGTGCCTCCCACGTCGCACGCGATCCCGCTGACCAACGTGTTCCGCGAGGACGTCGTGGTGCCCGGCCTGACCGCCGAGGAGGCGCTCTCGGGCGCCCCCGCCGTGGAGGAGCAGCGCTTCTCCGTCCCGCGCATCCTGGGTGAGGAAGCCTGA
- the ligA gene encoding NAD-dependent DNA ligase LigA: MSTPEDPGPESGTQPAVATATAEARERHRELSEQVEDARWRYYVLDTPTLSDADFDVRLRELEALEEEFPELRTPDSPTQRVGGAVSTDFTAVDHLQRMESLDNAFDADELAGWYSRILREGIEAPALLCELKVDGLAINLLYEDGRLVRALTRGDGRTGEDVTPNVKTIASVPHRLTGTDDVPVPALVEVRGEVFLPSEAFERLNASMTEAGRPMFANPRNAAAGSLRQKDPRVTATRDLGMVCHGIGAREGFEPTTQSGAYDTLRAWGLPTSEEVRVVPALADVEARIAEVGEHRHTIVGYEIDGVVVKVDDVSLQRRLGSTSRAPRWAIAWKYPPEEVNTLLKSIEVNVGRTGRVTPYGVMEPTKVAGSTVENATLHNAHEVKRKDVRPGDTVILRKAGDVIPEILGPVLDLRPKGLRPWRMPTRCPACRTPLAQQKEGDKDLRCPNHEKCPAQVRERVFHVAGRGAFDIEGLGYEAAVALLDAGAITNEGDLFDLDEAALLTAPLFTRAPKKGEEGQQLSANGVRLLAHLHERKATVPLWRVLVALSIRHVGPTAARALATELGSMAAIREASEETLAATDGVGPTIAASVREWLDGDGSAWHVAIVDAWEAAGVSMADERDESIARTLEGLTIVATGSLQHYTRDSVKEAIISRGGKAAGSVSKKTDYVVVGENAGTKADKAEQLGVPVLDEDRFTLLLEQGPDALG; this comes from the coding sequence ATGAGCACGCCTGAGGACCCCGGTCCGGAGTCGGGGACGCAGCCCGCCGTCGCCACCGCCACCGCGGAGGCGCGCGAGCGGCACCGCGAGCTGAGCGAGCAGGTCGAGGACGCCCGCTGGCGCTACTACGTCCTCGACACCCCGACACTCTCCGATGCCGACTTCGACGTCCGGCTGCGCGAGCTCGAGGCCCTCGAAGAGGAGTTCCCCGAGCTCCGCACGCCGGACTCGCCCACCCAGCGCGTCGGGGGCGCGGTGTCGACCGACTTCACCGCGGTCGACCACCTGCAGCGGATGGAGAGCCTCGACAACGCGTTCGACGCCGACGAGCTCGCCGGGTGGTACTCCCGGATCCTGCGCGAGGGCATCGAGGCGCCGGCCCTGCTGTGCGAGCTCAAGGTCGACGGCCTGGCGATCAACCTGCTCTACGAGGACGGCCGCCTCGTGCGGGCGCTGACCCGGGGCGACGGGCGCACCGGCGAGGACGTCACGCCCAACGTCAAGACCATCGCCTCCGTGCCGCACCGCTTGACCGGCACCGACGACGTCCCGGTGCCCGCGCTGGTCGAGGTGCGCGGCGAGGTGTTCCTCCCGAGCGAGGCCTTCGAGCGGCTCAACGCCTCGATGACCGAGGCGGGCCGGCCGATGTTCGCCAACCCCCGCAACGCCGCCGCCGGGTCGCTGCGGCAGAAGGATCCGCGGGTCACCGCGACCCGTGACCTCGGGATGGTCTGCCACGGCATCGGTGCCCGGGAGGGCTTCGAGCCGACGACCCAGAGCGGCGCCTACGACACGCTGCGCGCGTGGGGCCTCCCGACCTCGGAGGAGGTGCGGGTCGTGCCGGCGCTCGCCGACGTCGAGGCCCGGATCGCCGAGGTGGGGGAGCACCGCCACACCATCGTGGGCTACGAGATCGACGGCGTCGTGGTCAAGGTCGACGACGTCTCGCTGCAGCGCCGCCTGGGCTCGACGAGCCGCGCGCCGCGGTGGGCGATCGCCTGGAAGTACCCGCCCGAGGAGGTCAACACCCTCCTGAAGTCGATCGAGGTCAACGTCGGCCGCACCGGACGCGTGACGCCCTACGGCGTGATGGAGCCGACCAAGGTCGCGGGGTCCACGGTGGAGAACGCCACGCTCCACAACGCCCACGAGGTCAAGCGCAAGGACGTCCGGCCCGGGGACACCGTCATCCTGCGCAAGGCCGGTGACGTGATCCCCGAGATCCTCGGCCCGGTGCTCGACCTCCGGCCGAAGGGGCTCCGGCCGTGGAGGATGCCGACGAGGTGCCCGGCCTGCAGGACGCCGCTGGCCCAGCAGAAGGAGGGCGACAAGGACCTCCGCTGCCCCAACCACGAGAAGTGCCCGGCGCAGGTCCGCGAGCGCGTCTTCCACGTCGCCGGTCGCGGCGCCTTCGACATCGAGGGCCTGGGTTACGAGGCAGCCGTCGCGCTGCTCGATGCGGGGGCGATCACCAACGAGGGAGACCTGTTCGACCTCGACGAGGCGGCGCTGCTGACGGCACCGCTGTTCACCCGCGCCCCCAAGAAGGGCGAAGAGGGGCAGCAGCTCTCCGCCAACGGCGTACGCCTGCTGGCCCACCTGCACGAGCGCAAGGCCACGGTGCCGCTGTGGCGGGTGCTGGTCGCCCTGTCGATCCGCCACGTCGGCCCGACCGCAGCCCGCGCGCTGGCGACCGAGCTCGGCTCGATGGCCGCGATCCGGGAGGCCTCCGAGGAGACGCTGGCCGCCACCGACGGGGTCGGGCCGACGATCGCCGCCTCGGTGCGCGAGTGGCTCGACGGCGACGGGTCCGCCTGGCACGTCGCGATCGTGGACGCCTGGGAGGCGGCCGGGGTCTCGATGGCCGACGAGCGCGACGAGTCGATCGCCCGCACGCTCGAGGGACTGACGATCGTCGCGACGGGGTCGCTCCAGCACTACACGCGCGACTCCGTGAAGGAGGCGATCATCAGCCGCGGCGGCAAGGCCGCCGGATCGGTGTCGAAGAAGACCGACTACGTCGTCGTGGGCGAGAACGCCGGCACGAAGGCCGACAAGGCCGAGCAGCTCGGCGTGCCCGTGCTCGACGAGGACCGGTTCACGCTGCTGCTGGAGCAGGGCCCGGACGCGCTCGGTTGA
- a CDS encoding calcium-binding protein, with protein sequence MTRTTTGAARHLLSTAAVLVAALTPVVVIGAPAQAARASCGGLKATIVGNDKANKITGTPKRDVVVAKGGNDVIRGLGGNDVICGGDGADAIYGGDGNDRLSGETDLLRIDQFGRVVKKGDTIVGGAGDDSIDLGYDPRAATEGTQVLLDGVSYADAPAPVVVDLRAAATVPIAADGNDTLTGLGGGIRIYGSALGDTIKGTNKADAIYARGGDDTIFGRGGDDVVVADTAGTVGNDRLYGEAGDDTLSGAVGADLFVGGSGGDVVATSSELHQVIRGGSGIDTVSFPIPVESGFSVKGHGGQDRLRLLPNSNPAFKPTLRIDQLGKSTIRDLQPFTLEGKVTGFSDVQLPARALSIFKGSNESEIITASPDYRVMIYGRGGADVMTGSDEPDRLDGGKGFDIARGRGGNDTCKSAEKRSSC encoded by the coding sequence ATGACTCGTACGACGACGGGCGCAGCTCGCCACCTGCTCAGCACGGCCGCGGTGCTCGTCGCCGCGCTCACCCCGGTCGTCGTCATCGGCGCCCCCGCGCAGGCCGCCCGGGCGAGCTGCGGTGGGCTGAAGGCGACCATCGTCGGCAACGACAAGGCCAACAAGATCACCGGCACCCCCAAGCGCGACGTGGTCGTCGCGAAGGGAGGCAACGACGTCATCCGCGGCCTCGGCGGCAACGACGTGATCTGCGGTGGCGACGGGGCCGACGCGATCTACGGCGGCGACGGAAACGACCGCCTCTCCGGCGAGACCGACCTCCTGCGGATCGACCAGTTCGGCCGGGTCGTCAAGAAGGGCGACACGATCGTCGGTGGCGCCGGGGACGACAGCATCGACCTCGGCTACGACCCGCGGGCCGCGACCGAGGGCACCCAGGTGCTCCTCGACGGCGTCTCCTACGCCGACGCCCCCGCCCCGGTGGTCGTCGACCTCCGCGCTGCCGCGACGGTGCCGATCGCCGCTGACGGCAACGACACCCTCACGGGTCTCGGCGGCGGCATCCGGATCTACGGCTCCGCGCTCGGCGACACGATCAAGGGCACCAACAAGGCCGACGCGATCTACGCCCGCGGCGGTGACGACACGATCTTCGGCCGGGGTGGCGACGACGTGGTCGTGGCCGACACCGCGGGCACGGTCGGCAACGACCGGCTCTACGGCGAGGCGGGCGACGACACCCTCAGCGGCGCCGTCGGTGCCGACCTCTTCGTCGGTGGCAGCGGCGGCGACGTCGTCGCCACGTCGTCGGAGCTGCACCAGGTGATCCGCGGCGGCAGCGGCATCGACACGGTGTCCTTCCCGATCCCGGTCGAGTCGGGCTTCTCGGTCAAGGGACACGGTGGCCAGGACCGGCTGCGGCTGCTGCCGAACTCCAACCCGGCGTTCAAGCCCACGCTCCGCATCGACCAGCTCGGCAAGAGCACCATCCGCGACCTGCAGCCCTTCACGCTCGAGGGGAAGGTCACCGGCTTCAGCGACGTCCAGCTCCCGGCCCGGGCCCTGTCGATCTTCAAGGGCAGCAACGAGTCCGAGATCATCACCGCCAGTCCCGACTACCGCGTGATGATCTACGGACGCGGCGGCGCCGACGTGATGACCGGGTCCGACGAGCCCGACCGCCTCGACGGCGGCAAGGGCTTCGACATCGCGCGGGGCCGTGGCGGCAACGACACGTGCAAGAGCGCCGAGAAGCGGTCCAGCTGCTGA
- the gatA gene encoding Asp-tRNA(Asn)/Glu-tRNA(Gln) amidotransferase subunit GatA, whose product MSDVTRRTAAALAADLAAGTVTSVELTEAHLDRIAAVDTDVHAFLHVDREGALADAAESDARRARGEARGVLDGVPIAVKDVLATRGLPTTCGSKILEGWVPPYDATVVTRLREAGLPILGKTNMDEFAMGSSTEHSAYGPTHNPWDLDRIPGGSGGGSAAAVAAFEAPLAIGTDTGGSIRQPGAVTGTVGVKPTYGGVSRYGLVALANSLDQAGPVTRTVLDAAMLHDVIGGHDPRDSTSIQQEWPSFTEAATVGATGDMTGVKVGVITELAGDGWQPGVMARFQDSIDLLVQAGAEVVEVSCPSFVHALAAYYLILPAEASSNLAKFDAMRYGLRVTPEGSPSAEDVMRATRDAGFGDEVKRRIILGTYALSSGYYEAYYGQAQKIRTLISRDFDAAFGRVDVLVSPTAPTTAFKLGEKLDDPIAMYLNDLATIPANLAGVPGISVPNGLADEDGLPSGLQVLAPALADDRVYRVGAALEALHEKEWGGPLLQKAPALEGATR is encoded by the coding sequence ATGAGCGACGTCACCCGCAGAACCGCTGCCGCGCTGGCCGCCGACCTCGCCGCCGGCACCGTCACCTCGGTCGAGCTGACCGAGGCCCACCTCGACCGCATCGCTGCGGTCGACACCGATGTCCACGCGTTCCTCCACGTCGACCGCGAGGGCGCCCTCGCGGACGCCGCCGAGTCGGACGCCCGGCGTGCCCGCGGCGAGGCACGCGGCGTCCTCGACGGCGTACCGATCGCGGTGAAGGACGTGCTCGCCACCCGCGGCCTGCCGACCACCTGCGGCTCGAAGATCCTCGAGGGCTGGGTCCCGCCCTACGACGCCACCGTCGTGACGCGGCTGCGCGAGGCCGGCCTGCCGATCCTCGGCAAGACCAACATGGACGAGTTCGCGATGGGCTCCTCCACCGAGCACTCCGCCTACGGCCCGACCCACAACCCGTGGGACCTCGACCGGATCCCCGGCGGCTCCGGCGGCGGCTCGGCCGCGGCGGTCGCGGCCTTCGAGGCCCCGCTCGCCATCGGCACCGACACCGGCGGCTCGATCCGCCAGCCCGGCGCCGTCACCGGCACGGTCGGCGTGAAGCCGACCTACGGCGGCGTGTCGCGCTACGGCCTCGTCGCCCTGGCCAACAGCCTCGACCAGGCCGGCCCGGTCACCCGCACCGTCCTCGACGCCGCGATGCTCCACGACGTCATCGGCGGGCACGACCCGCGCGACTCGACGTCGATCCAGCAGGAGTGGCCCTCGTTCACCGAGGCCGCGACCGTCGGCGCCACCGGGGACATGACCGGCGTGAAGGTCGGCGTGATCACCGAGCTGGCCGGCGACGGCTGGCAGCCCGGTGTGATGGCACGCTTCCAGGACTCGATCGACCTGCTCGTGCAGGCCGGTGCCGAGGTCGTCGAGGTCTCGTGCCCGTCCTTCGTGCACGCGCTCGCCGCCTACTACCTGATCCTCCCGGCCGAGGCCTCCAGCAACCTCGCGAAGTTCGACGCCATGCGCTACGGCCTGCGGGTCACGCCCGAGGGCAGCCCGAGCGCCGAGGACGTCATGCGCGCCACCCGCGACGCCGGCTTCGGTGACGAGGTCAAGCGCCGCATCATCCTCGGCACCTACGCCCTCTCCAGCGGCTACTACGAGGCCTACTACGGCCAGGCGCAGAAGATCCGCACGCTGATCAGCCGCGACTTCGACGCCGCCTTCGGCCGGGTCGACGTGCTCGTCTCGCCCACGGCGCCGACGACGGCGTTCAAGCTGGGGGAGAAGCTCGACGACCCGATCGCGATGTACCTCAACGACCTCGCCACCATCCCCGCCAACCTCGCGGGCGTCCCGGGCATCTCGGTGCCCAACGGGCTCGCCGACGAGGACGGGCTGCCCAGTGGCCTGCAGGTGCTCGCGCCGGCGCTCGCCGACGACCGCGTCTACCGCGTCGGTGCCGCGCTCGAGGCGCTGCACGAGAAGGAGTGGGGCGGCCCGCTGCTCCAGAAGGCACCTGCCCTGGAAGGAGCGACCCGATGA